A window from Cydia strobilella chromosome 9, ilCydStro3.1, whole genome shotgun sequence encodes these proteins:
- the LOC134744387 gene encoding axin isoform X1: MSHTPIGGHPQGWDHKLADRSSLPPASGEERKTHSRHVFAQPHMSKMGASGALRSETEGSSGSSGQSARSLASPPYMRWARSLHDLLEDAEGVRLFRKFVSGAGALHVDRLNFHFAVQGLRQETEQTKIRQVVSAIYKFLRKSALAMPEELKTRVKAALRDGAPLEKTVFDRMEQEVTRAITESTYQAFLLSEAYVSYVSAATQPLSSPDASPPAPKEVSLGLATLHEGQELGAGAGVGGGAGAGAGGGAGAGAAPARLTHDALLATQARRLHHDHAPKHRTKSVYSAHVTYAGYTPASRQDSERASLSSGRTDSDVVSLSGSSVDGLSARGTRERTRRPRLPGLDRNAVINKEQDTAMVIPRTQRMSAEALRVLPPAEFAPLLIEKLERVQRDQVLKERLERRLQEGEGEDASTQALPPQLVAAAIREKLQLDDDNDQDILDQHVSRVWSERTPGASPPGGRRARRPLPVHAHAHAHAHARRAPSALSADSGHCDASERAHPPLSHSSSLRRSFSKKTVTELTDSGVSVVSDGASAGGRVLQWMAEGERSRRDTQHSRASSADRDEPRRRPHPAQKPRVTGSGRSGTGGSGSGSGCGEHTVVVVAFLDEAVPYRFKVPQVPLTLRTFKDFLPRRGNYRYFFKTECADLDNTVIQEEVSNDADTLPMFDGKVMARVKPIE; encoded by the exons ATGAGCCACACTCCTATAGGCGGCCACCCGCAAG GTTGGGATCACAAGCTTGCTGACCGGTCGTCGCTGCCGCCGGCCTCTGGCGAGGAGAGGAAGACCCACTCCAGACATGTCTTCGCACAACCACATATGTCTAA AATGGGAGCGTCCGGAGCTCTGCGCTCGGAGACGGAGGGGTCGTCGGGCAGCTCCGGGCAGTCGGCGCGCTCGCTCGCTTCGCCGCCCTACATGCGGTGGGCGCGCTCCCTGCACGACCTGCTCGAg GATGCAGAGGGCGTGCGCCTGTTCCGCAAGTTCGTCAGCGGCGCCGGAGCCCTGCACGTGGACCGGCTCAACTTCCACTTCGCGGTGCAGGGCCTGCGCCAGGAGACGGAGCAGACCAAGATCCGCCAGGTCGTCTCCGCCATATACAA GTTCCTTCGCAAGTCGGCGCTGGCGATGCCGGAGGAGCTGAAGACGCGCGTGAAGGCGGCGCTGCGCGACGGCGCGCCGCTCGAGAAAACCGTCTTCGATCGCATGGAGCAGGAG GTGACTCGAGCTATAACGGAATCGACCTACCAAGCCTTCCTGCTGAGCGAGGCGTACGTGTCGTACGTGTCGGCCGCCACGCAGCCGCTGTCCTCGCCCGACgcctcgccgcccgcgcccAAAGAG GTGAGCTTGGGCCTGGCCACGCTGCACGAGGGGCAGGAgctgggcgcgggcgcgggtgTGGGCgggggtgcgggtgcgggtgcgggcgggggtgcgggtgcgggtgcggcgCCGGCGCGGCTCACGCACGACGCGCTGCTCGCCACGCAGGCGCGCCGTCTGCACCACGACCATGCGCC TAAGCACCGCACGAAGTCGGTATATAGCGCCCACGTCACCTACGCGGGATACACCCCGGCTTCGAGACAAGACTCCGAGCGAGCGAGCTTGAGCagtggacggacggacagtgatGTCGTCTCGCTCTCCGGGAGCAGCGT GGACGGGTTGTCGGCGCGCGGCACTCGCGAGCGCACGCGGCGGCCGCGGCTGCCCGGCCTCGACCGGAACGCTGTCATCAACAAGGAGCAGGATACCGCTATG GTGATACCGCGAACACAGCGGATGTCGGCGGAGGCGCTGCGAGTGTTACCGCCGGCCGAATTTGCTCCTCTCCTCATTGAGAAACTGGAGCGGGTGCAGCGCGACCAGGTGCTGAAGGAGCGCCTCGAGCGACGCCTGCAGGAG GGTGAGGGCGAGGATGCGTCGACGCAAGCGTTGCCTCCGCAACTTGTCGCGGCCGCCATTCGTGAGAAGTTGCAGCTGGACGACGATAACGACCAGGATATCCTCG ACCAGCACGTGTCGCGCGTGTGGTCGGAGCGCACGCCGGGCGCGTCGCCGCCGGGCGGTCGCCGCGCACGCCGGCCGCTGCCCgtgcacgcgcacgcgcacgcgcacgcgcacgcccGCCGCGCGCCCTCCGCGCTCTCCGCCGACTCCGGACACTGCGACGCAAGCGAGCGCGCCCACCCACCCCTCTCGCACTCCAG TTCCCTCCGCAGATCGTTCTCGAAGAAGACGGTGACGGAGCTGACGGACAGCGGCGTGTCGGTGGTGAGCGACGGCGCCAGCGCGGGCGGGCGCGTGCTGCAGTGGATGGCGGAGGGCGAGCGCAGCCGCCGCGACACGCAGCACTCGCGCGCCTCCTCCGCCGACCGCGACGAGCCGCGCCGCCGACCGCATCCCGCACAGAAGCCGCG TGTAACCGGCAGCGGACGCAGCGGCACAGGCGGCAGCGGCAGCGGGAGCGGCTGCGGCGAGCACACGGTGGTGGTAGTCGCGTTCCTGGACGAGGCGGTGCCGTACCGGTTCAAGGTGCCGCAGGTGCCGCTCACGCTGCGGACCTTCAAGGACTTCCTGCCGAGGAGGGGCAACTACAG ATACTTCTTCAAGACGGAGTGCGCGGACCTGGACAACACCGTGATCCAGGAGGAGGTGAGCAACGACGCCGACACGCTGCCCATGTTCGACGGCAAGGTCATGGCGCGCGTCAAGCCCATCGAGTGA
- the LOC134744387 gene encoding axin isoform X2, whose protein sequence is MSHTPIGGHPQGWDHKLADRSSLPPASGEERKTHSRHVFAQPHMSKMGASGALRSETEGSSGSSGQSARSLASPPYMRWARSLHDLLEDAEGVRLFRKFVSGAGALHVDRLNFHFAVQGLRQETEQTKIRQVVSAIYKFLRKSALAMPEELKTRVKAALRDGAPLEKTVFDRMEQEVTRAITESTYQAFLLSEAYVSYVSAATQPLSSPDASPPAPKEVSLGLATLHEGQELGAGAGVGGGAGAGAGGGAGAGAAPARLTHDALLATQARRLHHDHAPKHRTKSVYSAHVTYAGYTPASRQDSERASLSSGRTDSDVVSLSGSSVDGLSARGTRERTRRPRLPGLDRNAVINKEQDTAMVIPRTQRMSAEALRVLPPAEFAPLLIEKLERVQRDQVLKERLERRLQEGEGEDASTQALPPQLVAAAIREKLQLDDDNDQDILDQHVSRVWSERTPGASPPGGRRARRPLPVHAHAHAHAHARRAPSALSADSGHCDASERAHPPLSHSRSFSKKTVTELTDSGVSVVSDGASAGGRVLQWMAEGERSRRDTQHSRASSADRDEPRRRPHPAQKPRVTGSGRSGTGGSGSGSGCGEHTVVVVAFLDEAVPYRFKVPQVPLTLRTFKDFLPRRGNYRYFFKTECADLDNTVIQEEVSNDADTLPMFDGKVMARVKPIE, encoded by the exons ATGAGCCACACTCCTATAGGCGGCCACCCGCAAG GTTGGGATCACAAGCTTGCTGACCGGTCGTCGCTGCCGCCGGCCTCTGGCGAGGAGAGGAAGACCCACTCCAGACATGTCTTCGCACAACCACATATGTCTAA AATGGGAGCGTCCGGAGCTCTGCGCTCGGAGACGGAGGGGTCGTCGGGCAGCTCCGGGCAGTCGGCGCGCTCGCTCGCTTCGCCGCCCTACATGCGGTGGGCGCGCTCCCTGCACGACCTGCTCGAg GATGCAGAGGGCGTGCGCCTGTTCCGCAAGTTCGTCAGCGGCGCCGGAGCCCTGCACGTGGACCGGCTCAACTTCCACTTCGCGGTGCAGGGCCTGCGCCAGGAGACGGAGCAGACCAAGATCCGCCAGGTCGTCTCCGCCATATACAA GTTCCTTCGCAAGTCGGCGCTGGCGATGCCGGAGGAGCTGAAGACGCGCGTGAAGGCGGCGCTGCGCGACGGCGCGCCGCTCGAGAAAACCGTCTTCGATCGCATGGAGCAGGAG GTGACTCGAGCTATAACGGAATCGACCTACCAAGCCTTCCTGCTGAGCGAGGCGTACGTGTCGTACGTGTCGGCCGCCACGCAGCCGCTGTCCTCGCCCGACgcctcgccgcccgcgcccAAAGAG GTGAGCTTGGGCCTGGCCACGCTGCACGAGGGGCAGGAgctgggcgcgggcgcgggtgTGGGCgggggtgcgggtgcgggtgcgggcgggggtgcgggtgcgggtgcggcgCCGGCGCGGCTCACGCACGACGCGCTGCTCGCCACGCAGGCGCGCCGTCTGCACCACGACCATGCGCC TAAGCACCGCACGAAGTCGGTATATAGCGCCCACGTCACCTACGCGGGATACACCCCGGCTTCGAGACAAGACTCCGAGCGAGCGAGCTTGAGCagtggacggacggacagtgatGTCGTCTCGCTCTCCGGGAGCAGCGT GGACGGGTTGTCGGCGCGCGGCACTCGCGAGCGCACGCGGCGGCCGCGGCTGCCCGGCCTCGACCGGAACGCTGTCATCAACAAGGAGCAGGATACCGCTATG GTGATACCGCGAACACAGCGGATGTCGGCGGAGGCGCTGCGAGTGTTACCGCCGGCCGAATTTGCTCCTCTCCTCATTGAGAAACTGGAGCGGGTGCAGCGCGACCAGGTGCTGAAGGAGCGCCTCGAGCGACGCCTGCAGGAG GGTGAGGGCGAGGATGCGTCGACGCAAGCGTTGCCTCCGCAACTTGTCGCGGCCGCCATTCGTGAGAAGTTGCAGCTGGACGACGATAACGACCAGGATATCCTCG ACCAGCACGTGTCGCGCGTGTGGTCGGAGCGCACGCCGGGCGCGTCGCCGCCGGGCGGTCGCCGCGCACGCCGGCCGCTGCCCgtgcacgcgcacgcgcacgcgcacgcgcacgcccGCCGCGCGCCCTCCGCGCTCTCCGCCGACTCCGGACACTGCGACGCAAGCGAGCGCGCCCACCCACCCCTCTCGCACTCCAG ATCGTTCTCGAAGAAGACGGTGACGGAGCTGACGGACAGCGGCGTGTCGGTGGTGAGCGACGGCGCCAGCGCGGGCGGGCGCGTGCTGCAGTGGATGGCGGAGGGCGAGCGCAGCCGCCGCGACACGCAGCACTCGCGCGCCTCCTCCGCCGACCGCGACGAGCCGCGCCGCCGACCGCATCCCGCACAGAAGCCGCG TGTAACCGGCAGCGGACGCAGCGGCACAGGCGGCAGCGGCAGCGGGAGCGGCTGCGGCGAGCACACGGTGGTGGTAGTCGCGTTCCTGGACGAGGCGGTGCCGTACCGGTTCAAGGTGCCGCAGGTGCCGCTCACGCTGCGGACCTTCAAGGACTTCCTGCCGAGGAGGGGCAACTACAG ATACTTCTTCAAGACGGAGTGCGCGGACCTGGACAACACCGTGATCCAGGAGGAGGTGAGCAACGACGCCGACACGCTGCCCATGTTCGACGGCAAGGTCATGGCGCGCGTCAAGCCCATCGAGTGA
- the LOC134744387 gene encoding axin isoform X3 — protein sequence MSHTPIGGHPQGWDHKLADRSSLPPASGEERKTHSRHVFAQPHMSKMGASGALRSETEGSSGSSGQSARSLASPPYMRWARSLHDLLEDAEGVRLFRKFVSGAGALHVDRLNFHFAVQGLRQETEQTKIRQVVSAIYKFLRKSALAMPEELKTRVKAALRDGAPLEKTVFDRMEQEVTRAITESTYQAFLLSEAYVSYVSAATQPLSSPDASPPAPKEVSLGLATLHEGQELGAGAGVGGGAGAGAGGGAGAGAAPARLTHDALLATQARRLHHDHAPDGLSARGTRERTRRPRLPGLDRNAVINKEQDTAMVIPRTQRMSAEALRVLPPAEFAPLLIEKLERVQRDQVLKERLERRLQEGEGEDASTQALPPQLVAAAIREKLQLDDDNDQDILDQHVSRVWSERTPGASPPGGRRARRPLPVHAHAHAHAHARRAPSALSADSGHCDASERAHPPLSHSSSLRRSFSKKTVTELTDSGVSVVSDGASAGGRVLQWMAEGERSRRDTQHSRASSADRDEPRRRPHPAQKPRVTGSGRSGTGGSGSGSGCGEHTVVVVAFLDEAVPYRFKVPQVPLTLRTFKDFLPRRGNYRYFFKTECADLDNTVIQEEVSNDADTLPMFDGKVMARVKPIE from the exons ATGAGCCACACTCCTATAGGCGGCCACCCGCAAG GTTGGGATCACAAGCTTGCTGACCGGTCGTCGCTGCCGCCGGCCTCTGGCGAGGAGAGGAAGACCCACTCCAGACATGTCTTCGCACAACCACATATGTCTAA AATGGGAGCGTCCGGAGCTCTGCGCTCGGAGACGGAGGGGTCGTCGGGCAGCTCCGGGCAGTCGGCGCGCTCGCTCGCTTCGCCGCCCTACATGCGGTGGGCGCGCTCCCTGCACGACCTGCTCGAg GATGCAGAGGGCGTGCGCCTGTTCCGCAAGTTCGTCAGCGGCGCCGGAGCCCTGCACGTGGACCGGCTCAACTTCCACTTCGCGGTGCAGGGCCTGCGCCAGGAGACGGAGCAGACCAAGATCCGCCAGGTCGTCTCCGCCATATACAA GTTCCTTCGCAAGTCGGCGCTGGCGATGCCGGAGGAGCTGAAGACGCGCGTGAAGGCGGCGCTGCGCGACGGCGCGCCGCTCGAGAAAACCGTCTTCGATCGCATGGAGCAGGAG GTGACTCGAGCTATAACGGAATCGACCTACCAAGCCTTCCTGCTGAGCGAGGCGTACGTGTCGTACGTGTCGGCCGCCACGCAGCCGCTGTCCTCGCCCGACgcctcgccgcccgcgcccAAAGAG GTGAGCTTGGGCCTGGCCACGCTGCACGAGGGGCAGGAgctgggcgcgggcgcgggtgTGGGCgggggtgcgggtgcgggtgcgggcgggggtgcgggtgcgggtgcggcgCCGGCGCGGCTCACGCACGACGCGCTGCTCGCCACGCAGGCGCGCCGTCTGCACCACGACCATGCGCC GGACGGGTTGTCGGCGCGCGGCACTCGCGAGCGCACGCGGCGGCCGCGGCTGCCCGGCCTCGACCGGAACGCTGTCATCAACAAGGAGCAGGATACCGCTATG GTGATACCGCGAACACAGCGGATGTCGGCGGAGGCGCTGCGAGTGTTACCGCCGGCCGAATTTGCTCCTCTCCTCATTGAGAAACTGGAGCGGGTGCAGCGCGACCAGGTGCTGAAGGAGCGCCTCGAGCGACGCCTGCAGGAG GGTGAGGGCGAGGATGCGTCGACGCAAGCGTTGCCTCCGCAACTTGTCGCGGCCGCCATTCGTGAGAAGTTGCAGCTGGACGACGATAACGACCAGGATATCCTCG ACCAGCACGTGTCGCGCGTGTGGTCGGAGCGCACGCCGGGCGCGTCGCCGCCGGGCGGTCGCCGCGCACGCCGGCCGCTGCCCgtgcacgcgcacgcgcacgcgcacgcgcacgcccGCCGCGCGCCCTCCGCGCTCTCCGCCGACTCCGGACACTGCGACGCAAGCGAGCGCGCCCACCCACCCCTCTCGCACTCCAG TTCCCTCCGCAGATCGTTCTCGAAGAAGACGGTGACGGAGCTGACGGACAGCGGCGTGTCGGTGGTGAGCGACGGCGCCAGCGCGGGCGGGCGCGTGCTGCAGTGGATGGCGGAGGGCGAGCGCAGCCGCCGCGACACGCAGCACTCGCGCGCCTCCTCCGCCGACCGCGACGAGCCGCGCCGCCGACCGCATCCCGCACAGAAGCCGCG TGTAACCGGCAGCGGACGCAGCGGCACAGGCGGCAGCGGCAGCGGGAGCGGCTGCGGCGAGCACACGGTGGTGGTAGTCGCGTTCCTGGACGAGGCGGTGCCGTACCGGTTCAAGGTGCCGCAGGTGCCGCTCACGCTGCGGACCTTCAAGGACTTCCTGCCGAGGAGGGGCAACTACAG ATACTTCTTCAAGACGGAGTGCGCGGACCTGGACAACACCGTGATCCAGGAGGAGGTGAGCAACGACGCCGACACGCTGCCCATGTTCGACGGCAAGGTCATGGCGCGCGTCAAGCCCATCGAGTGA